Genomic window (bacterium):
GTGGCGGAACATCGCCGGAGAAAGCGGCTGAATTAGCCGTGTTTTTAGCCTCTTGTAATTTACCCAAATTAACAGGTAAATTAATCAGTGCCGTTTGGGATAATTGGAAGAATATCCCTGATAAAATTAAGGACTTTGACAATACATCTCTATTTACTCTGCGACGCATTGATGAACGAAATTTTCAGGAGGTTAAGTTGTGTTAAAAGTAGGAATAATTGGGGCAGGACTTATTGGGAACAAAAGGGCGGCGGTTATAGAAAAGTTAGGTAATGGAAAGTTAATAATGGTAGCAGATACAACCTATTCTAAGGCACAAGATTTAGCCCAAAGATATAATTGCACTCCAACTTCACATTGGGAAGAGGTGGTAGAAAATGACGATATAGATGTTGTTATCGTATCTACTGTTAATAAATACCTTGCTCCTATCAGTATTAAGGCTATGGAAAATAAGAAACATGTGCTTTGTGAAAAGCCACTGGGTAGAAATTTTGAAGAAGCAACTCAGATATACGAGACATCAAAAAAGAACAATGTCCATCTTAAAACAGGATTTAATCATCGTTATCATCCGGCACTTAAAAAGGCAAAATGGTTTTGTGAAGAAGGTGCTATTGGTGAGATATTATTCATTCGTTGTTGTTATGGGCATGGGGGAAGATTAGGTTATGATAAAGAATGGCGGGCAGATAAAGAATTATCCGGAGGCGGAGAGTTACTTGACCAGGGAATTCATGCTATTGACCTTTCGAGATGGTTTCTGGGAGACTTCGCAGAGGTGGTAGGTTGGGTTGATACTTTATTTTGGGATATGTCAGTTGAAGATAATGCCTTCTGTCTATTTAAAACATCTAAAGGACAGGTAGTTTCTCTAAATGCCAGCTGGACACAATGGAAAAATTCCTTCTCTTTTGAAATCTTTGGTAAAAATGGGTATCTTAAAATAACTGGATTAGGCGGAAGTTATGGTCAGGAAAGATTGATATTGGGCAAACGTCCAGTCCAATTTGGCGTCCCTACTGAAGAGTTATTTGAATTTACAAATGAAGATACCTCATGGATTGATGAGTGGGAAGATTTTACTGGTGCAGTTACTGAAAATCGACAACCTTTAGGGAATGGTTATGATGGGTTAAAGGCGATGGAATTGATTGATGCGGTTTATAAATCTTCGAAGCAAGGTTGTGTTATAAAACTATGAAAAGGGCATTATTCCTTGACCGTGATGGGGTTATAAATAAAGAGATAGAAAGAGACGGAGGCTTTTTCTCTCCAAGATGTTTTGATGATTTCGAACTACTCCCCGGGGTAAAAGAAGCACTTGAAATGGCAAAATCGGCGGGATTATTAATTATCGTGATTACCAATCAACCTGATATATCGAGAGGATTGATGAATCAGGCAGAATTAGAAAAAATGCATAAAGAGATGATGGCAAGATTACCCATTGATGATTTATTTGTATGTCCACATTCGGATGAGGATAAATGTGATTGTCGAAAACCTAAACCAGGGGCATTACTCCAGGCGGCTGAAAAATGGGATATAGATT
Coding sequences:
- a CDS encoding Gfo/Idh/MocA family oxidoreductase, giving the protein MLKVGIIGAGLIGNKRAAVIEKLGNGKLIMVADTTYSKAQDLAQRYNCTPTSHWEEVVENDDIDVVIVSTVNKYLAPISIKAMENKKHVLCEKPLGRNFEEATQIYETSKKNNVHLKTGFNHRYHPALKKAKWFCEEGAIGEILFIRCCYGHGGRLGYDKEWRADKELSGGGELLDQGIHAIDLSRWFLGDFAEVVGWVDTLFWDMSVEDNAFCLFKTSKGQVVSLNASWTQWKNSFSFEIFGKNGYLKITGLGGSYGQERLILGKRPVQFGVPTEELFEFTNEDTSWIDEWEDFTGAVTENRQPLGNGYDGLKAMELIDAVYKSSKQGCVIKL
- a CDS encoding HAD family hydrolase, encoding MKRALFLDRDGVINKEIERDGGFFSPRCFDDFELLPGVKEALEMAKSAGLLIIVITNQPDISRGLMNQAELEKMHKEMMARLPIDDLFVCPHSDEDKCDCRKPKPGALLQAAEKWDIDLKNSYFVGDSWKDMEAGKKVHCTTFLIQKGYNKDVKGYDFLGPDLYSAVQKIVERGI